The Hornefia porci genome contains the following window.
ATTCTTCATCTACCATATTCTTTTTTGTAAAAAAATCGTAACAAAATCCCGGATTTACCGTCGGCGTCACACGACATCTTGCGCCGGCATTTACAAGTTTCTCACAAAACCACAGATCCGCCTGCTGATTTGATAATGCTACATGAGCTCTTGTAATCGGAACCATACGTCTCGCATCAAAGCATTCTCCAATCGCCACCTGGATCTTCATGGCGTATGCGGCACCTTCACTGTATTTTCCGTCCAGCATATCCTGTTGTTCTGAAGTTAATTTCATCGTTTTCCTCCGCAGTGATAGATATTTTACCTGTATACAGGCATTATACGTTCAATTTGCAATCATGTCAATACAATTGTCAGAAAATAAAAAACTGTCGCAAAGCCATGCGACAGTCACAGTCAGAAAAGTTCTTTTTATACGTTAATACGCCCGGATGCAGCTCATTGACCAGTCAATGTGTTCTCCCAGCTTTACGGCAAGTTCTTCTTTTTTCCTGTGTTCAATCAAATCAAGCAGCTCCAGATGCTGCTTCGTGCTCTCTTCAATGTCATCCAGTTCCTCATAGGAAACGGTCTGCACTCTTTTTATGTTGTCAAAAATCGTGTCCATGAAACTCTGGATGTACTGATTATCACATTTGGCAATAATCAGTTTATGCAGTGCAAGGTCGGTATTTATGAACTCGCCGACTGTAATTTCTTCATTCTCCGCATGTTTCTTCAGGAGTGTTTTAAATTCCTCCTCCAGCTGTCTGATCTCGCTTTTCCTGATATTGTCTACCGACGTTTTAACAGCCAGCACTTCCATCACCCTTCGGACTGCATACAAGTCCATCAGTTCTTTATAGCTTATCTGTTTTACAAAGGCTCCTATTCCGACTCTTATCTCAACAAGTCCTTCATTTTCCAGCAGCTTCAGAGATTCCCGCACCGGAGTTCTGCTCATCCCCAGTTCTTTTGCGATCCGACCCTCGCTCAGAAGCGTGCCCGGTTCGATCGAAATGCTGCATATGCTCTCTTTCAACGCGCGATACGCTTTATCGGTCAGGCTGCTTGTTTTCTTTGCAGCAAAATTCCTCGCATCCGCCATTCTTTTCCACCTCCGTTGCGCTAACATTATATCTGTATACGTGTTGTATGTCAAATAAATCTCAGCGCGGATTCTGGCGCACGCCCCCATTCTGCACTTGTATGACCTCAGTCTTTCCGGCGGGATCCGGCTCTCCCTATACCTGTATCACGACCTTCATCGCCTTCTGCGCAGGGTCGGCGATCAGGTCAAAGACCTTTTCGCTCTCTTCCAGCGGAACTGTATGGGTGATTATCCCTGCCAGCTCATCCTTCAGCTTCTCAGTATAGCGGACCGCCTGACCGAATTCTGCCTTCTCGTAGACTCTGGTCGCGGTCAGATTCAACTCACGGAAATGCATGTCTGAAAGGATTACCTGACGGGGTTCTTTGTGAACGCCGACCAGTGTGATCATTCCGTCAGCACAGACCGGATAGGTCATCTCGGATGCTCCCGCCGCAACGCCGGAGCACTCGAACAGTACGTTCACGCCGTCTCCGCCCGTCGCCTCCATCACATAATCCGTCAGCGATGCGATCCGGCTGTTGACTGTCTCCAGCCCGAATTTACGGCAGATTTCCAGGCGCGGTTCTGAGATGTCGGATACAATAATGCGGGATGCTCCCGCGTCCTTCAGCATCAGTCCGATCAGCAGACCGATGGGCCCTGCTCCGATGACCGCGCAGCTGTCCAGTGGACGAAAGCCTGAGCGGTGCACGCTGTGGACGGCCACTGCCAGCGGTTCAATAATTCCGCAAACCGAGTCGGGAACATCGTCCGGCAGGCGGAACAGCACGTCAGTGCTGCAGTTTACGTATTCTGCCATACCGCCGTCCAGATCGATTCCGATCAGCTTCAGCGTATTGCACACATGACTTTTTCCCGTTCTGCAGGGGTAACATTTTCCGCAGGAAATCAGCGGATACGCCGCCACCCGATCGCCCGGCTGAAAGCCGTTGCTCTCTCCGTTAATCTCCTCGATGACACCGATAAATTCATGACCCATGATCAGCGGAGCTTTCGCCCTGGGATGTTTGCCGGAATAGATTCCGATATCCGATCCGCAGACGCCGCAGTACGTCACTTTCAGTCTGGCCTGCCCCGGAGCAGGCGGGACCATAGGCACCTCTCTGACTTCGACCTTTTCCGGTCCGGTGTATACTAATGCTTTCATTTATATTCCTCCTTGTAATTTCATCTGCGACCGGTCCGGTTTTCCATAAACCGCCGGATGCGGCGCAGACCTTCGTCAATTGTCTCTGTATCTACGGCATAGGAAAGGCGGACAAAACCTTCCCCGCCGGCGCCGAAACCGCTCCCGGGTATCGTCACGACATGCTCCTCCTGAAGCAGACACATGGCGAAATCCGCGGAGGAGAGCCCGCTTCTGCTGATGTCCGGAAACACGTAAAAAGCCCCCGCCGGATCCGCACATGAGATTCCGTCAATGGCATTCAGTCCGTCCACAATATGACGGCGGCGTTTACGGTAAACGGCCTTCATTCTCTCCACGTCTTCCCTACCGTTCTCCAGCGCGGCTACACCGCCCCATTGTATCGGCTCGTTGATACAGGAGAAAACATTCTCCAAAAGAGTATTCATCCGGTCGATCATATGCTCCGGAGCGGCCAGATATCCCAGCCGTATCCCTGTCATCGCAAAGGTCTTTGAGAAGCCGTCCACCAGAAGTGTCCGCTCCTTCATCCCCGGTACAGACGCGATGCTTGTGTACTTTGTTCCATCCCAGAGAAGTTCCCGGTAAATTTCATCCGAAATTACGTAGAGATCCCGTTCCATCGCCAATGCGGCGATTCCCTCTATCGTTGCCCTGTCCAGCACTCCTCCCGTCGGGTTGGACGGAGAATTGATTAAAATCGCCTTGGTTCTGTCGGTTACAGCTGCGGCGAGCTCGTCCAGGTCGAACATGAACCGGTTCTCTGCCCGGACCTTCACCGGTACCGCATCGGCTCCGGTCTGAGCGACCAGCCCGATATAGTTCGACCAGCAGGGATCGGGAAGAATCACTTCGTCCCCTTCCCGCATCAGCAGCAGACTGATCAGATTCAGCGCACCGACAGCGCCGGGAGTGATTAGAATTTCATCTTCACTGTAGTTCAGGCCCCGTCTTCTGTATTCTGACGCGATTGCCGACCGCAGAGGCTTCAGTCCGCGGTTGGGAGTATAGTGTGTCTCACGGCGTTCATACGAATCAATGATCGCCCTCACCACATGATCCGGGACGTCAAAGTCCGGCTCTCCGAGTGCGAAGCTGACCACATCCTCCATTCCCTCCTGCATCGCAAACATTCTGCGGATCTCCGACGGAGGAACATTCAGCGCTCTTTGTGAGAAGTCTTTCATCCTTCTGTTCTCTCCTTTTCCTTCTTCGTTTTATTCAGCTGATAACGGAGAGGTCTGCCTGTCAGAAACAGAACCGCCTCCTCCGCGACCTTGCGCTTGAGCTCCTCTGCCGCTTCCTCGGAATACCAGCCCATGTGCGGAGTCGCGATGAAATTCGGCAGCTGCAGCAGCGGATCTTCCGGATCCGCCGGTTCCTTCGCCATAACATCCATCGCCGCTCCCGCAATTTCGCCGTCCTGCAGT
Protein-coding sequences here:
- a CDS encoding GntR family transcriptional regulator — translated: MADARNFAAKKTSSLTDKAYRALKESICSISIEPGTLLSEGRIAKELGMSRTPVRESLKLLENEGLVEIRVGIGAFVKQISYKELMDLYAVRRVMEVLAVKTSVDNIRKSEIRQLEEEFKTLLKKHAENEEITVGEFINTDLALHKLIIAKCDNQYIQSFMDTIFDNIKRVQTVSYEELDDIEESTKQHLELLDLIEHRKKEELAVKLGEHIDWSMSCIRAY
- a CDS encoding zinc-dependent alcohol dehydrogenase, whose amino-acid sequence is MKALVYTGPEKVEVREVPMVPPAPGQARLKVTYCGVCGSDIGIYSGKHPRAKAPLIMGHEFIGVIEEINGESNGFQPGDRVAAYPLISCGKCYPCRTGKSHVCNTLKLIGIDLDGGMAEYVNCSTDVLFRLPDDVPDSVCGIIEPLAVAVHSVHRSGFRPLDSCAVIGAGPIGLLIGLMLKDAGASRIIVSDISEPRLEICRKFGLETVNSRIASLTDYVMEATGGDGVNVLFECSGVAAGASEMTYPVCADGMITLVGVHKEPRQVILSDMHFRELNLTATRVYEKAEFGQAVRYTEKLKDELAGIITHTVPLEESEKVFDLIADPAQKAMKVVIQV
- a CDS encoding pyridoxal phosphate-dependent aminotransferase, with translation MKDFSQRALNVPPSEIRRMFAMQEGMEDVVSFALGEPDFDVPDHVVRAIIDSYERRETHYTPNRGLKPLRSAIASEYRRRGLNYSEDEILITPGAVGALNLISLLLMREGDEVILPDPCWSNYIGLVAQTGADAVPVKVRAENRFMFDLDELAAAVTDRTKAILINSPSNPTGGVLDRATIEGIAALAMERDLYVISDEIYRELLWDGTKYTSIASVPGMKERTLLVDGFSKTFAMTGIRLGYLAAPEHMIDRMNTLLENVFSCINEPIQWGGVAALENGREDVERMKAVYRKRRRHIVDGLNAIDGISCADPAGAFYVFPDISRSGLSSADFAMCLLQEEHVVTIPGSGFGAGGEGFVRLSYAVDTETIDEGLRRIRRFMENRTGRR